In one Lolium rigidum isolate FL_2022 chromosome 3, APGP_CSIRO_Lrig_0.1, whole genome shotgun sequence genomic region, the following are encoded:
- the LOC124704450 gene encoding uncharacterized protein LOC124704450, which translates to MLLSASVNSISSMPSPVYQCKKAFLLNMAVNCSLTLRNISWIEVEFPTKVPAIFSPLGGMSHTLDLTLLGIHSTKYEEFLFWTLSICSSTSLVLIFPRKQAEAVR; encoded by the coding sequence ATGTTGCTCTCGGCCTCGGTGAACTCCATCTCGTCCATGCCCTCGCCAGTGTACCAGTGCAAGAAAGCCTTCCTCCTGAACATGGCAGTGAACTGCTCGCTGACCCTGCGGAACATCTCCTGGATAGAGGTGGAGTTCCCCACAAAGGTGCCTGCCATCTTCAGCCCCCTGGGAGGCATGTCACACACGCTGGACTTGACGTTGTTGGGGATCCACTCAACAAAGTACGAGGAGTTCTTGTTCTGGacattgagcatctgctcatccacTTCCTTGGTGCTCATCTTCCCGCGGAAACAGGCAGAAGCGGTGAGGTAG